The following coding sequences lie in one Acropora palmata chromosome 3, jaAcrPala1.3, whole genome shotgun sequence genomic window:
- the LOC141877377 gene encoding beta-1,4-N-acetylgalactosaminyltransferase 3-like, with the protein MRNNVTSESIATVSALDGFLNVYIWRKLCGDSVENLRKLPFFPQHPDEEKLTDVLHIEDNTEDYGQRIFGFIHPPRSDSYLFGIASDDSSELWLSPSEDPRDKQLIARVFDGQSIASTKVGELDKYSDQVSKTAFKLERGKRYYIEVLHKQIKGAGFVQVFWRKSDDLNFNVISADHISSYTKAPAVARKEAIPSVLFKRFQNSLQIKSANGTKHDYFKFYSLPFINTEKFLPLCDYKTTRQKVKRFQGIKLVIDSHVFPGDDTTMGLDDGDIWTRPNLRVDEDLIESIVDKIMSSIERLNSEYYLKRIHQVKLKPDLLYGDRYLVDLELGIKHKKGSYRFSEHVYQKKGSSRLCSPKGLTWNKAATVYFVLPVKDQGEWVYHFINEITAASLLTKDENFHVIVVDFESQDISISQAFDTDLLRNRHTIINMKGKFYKTLALNKAVEHIPSEHDLLFLFDLHIDVPADIMDSVRKNTIQGHIVFCPQVGRLNCGSSSVDHKGYWELEGYGLVGVYKSDWIRFGGMNTEEFKYKWGGEDWDLLDRIINLSLEVERIKYPGLYHHYHTKTKKWG; encoded by the exons ATGAGAAACAACGTGACTAGCGAGTCAATTGCTACCGTTTCAGCTTTGGACGGTTTCCTCAATGTATATATCTGGCGAAAGTTGTGTGGGGACAGCGTGGAGAACTTAAGgaaactgcctttctttcccCAACATCCTGATGAGGAGAAACTCACTGATGTGTTGCATATCGAGGACAACACAGAAGACTATGGACAAAGAATATTTGGCTTCATTCACCCGCCGCGAAGCGATTCTTACCTTTTTGGAATTGCTTCGGATGATTCGTCTGAATTATGGCTTAGTCCAAGCGAAGATCCAAGGGATAAACAACTTATTGCACGTGTTTTTGATGGACAATCTATCGCGTCTACGAAAGTGGGCGAATTAGACAAATACAGCGATCAAGTATCGAAAACAGCATTCAAATTAGAACGCGGAAAGAGGTATTACATCGAGGTATTACATAAACAGATCAAGGGCGCTGGATTTGTTCAAGTGTTTTGGAGGAAAAGCGACgatttgaattttaatgtgaTATCTGCGGATCACATCTCGAGCTACACTAAAGCTCCGGCTGTAGCTAGAAAGGAGGCTATCCCAAGTGTGCTTTTCAAGAGGTTCCAAAACAGCTTACAAATCAAATCAGCTAATGGAACAAAACACGATTACTTCAAGTTTTATTCTTTGCCTTTTATTAATACTGAGAAATTTCTACCTTTGTGTGATTACAAGACCACGCGCCAAAAAGTTAAGCGATTTCAAGGAATAAAGTTGGTGATAGATTCTCACGTTTTCCCCGGAGATGATACAACTATGGGGCTCGATGATGGCGATATTTGGACAAGACCAAACCTCAGAGTGGACGAAGACTTAATTGAGTCCATTGTGGATAAAATTATGTCTTCTATCGAGCGTTTAAATTCCGA ATATTACTTGAAGAGAATCCACCAGGTCAAACTAAAGCCAGATCTGTTATATGGAGACCGTTATTTAGTTGATTTGGAACTCGGCATAAAACACAAGAAAGGTTCCTACCGATTCAGTGAGCATGTGTACCagaagaaaggcagttcaAGATTGTGTTCCCCAAAAGGCTTGACGTGGAACAAAGCTGCCACTGTTTACTTTGTTTTGCCTGTCAAGGATCAAGGGGAATGGGTGTATCATTTCATTAATGAAATTACAGCGGCTAGCTTACTGACCAAGGATGAAAACTTTCATGTCATTGTGGTGGATTTTGAAAGTCAGGACATCAGTATCAGCCAGGCATTTGATACAGATCTTCTCCGAAACAGACACACTATCATAAATATGAAAGGGAAGTTTTACAAGACGTTGGCTTTAAACAAGGCTGTTGAGCATATACCAAGTGAACATGATTTGTTATTTCTCTTTGACCTTCACATTGATGTTCCAGCTGATATCATGGACAGTGTTCGAAAG AATACAATCCAAGGACACATCGTATTTTGCCCACAAGTAGGCCGCTTGAATTGTGGGAGTTCCTCAGTTGATCACAAGGGTTATTGGGAATTAGAGGGTTATGGACTTGTGGGTGTCTATAAGTCGGACTGGATACGTTTTGGTG GAATGAACACAGAGGAATTTAAATACAAATGGGGCGGAGAGGATTGGGACTTACTGGATCGCATCATCAATTTGTCACTGGAAGTGGAGCGAATCAAGTATCCAGGCCtctatcatcattatcataccaaaacaaagaagtgGGGTTGA